Proteins found in one Subtercola endophyticus genomic segment:
- a CDS encoding helix-turn-helix transcriptional regulator, with protein sequence MPTSTSTDLITLGRRIRHFRKNADLTLDQLGERVGVVGSQLSLIENGRREPKFSLLQSLSSELNVPLAELLSDEAPDARTALEIELARAQSGDLYASLGLPRVPASRNLPQETLEALVGMHRELIRRATESIATPEEARRANTELRDAMRERDNYLPDLEKLVEQMLARVGHQGGALSHRTVSLLAEDLGFSLIHVNDLPHSARSVTDLASGRIYLPPASIPGGHGLRSMALQAMAHRVLGHQPPSNYAEFLRQRLEINYFAAACLMPQTASVKFLAAAKARRDLSVEDFRDAFGVTHEAAALRMTNLATSHLGIDVHFLRLTDDGAIQKAYENDGLPLPHDVTGAVEGQFVCRNWAARIALTRTNRSTEFYQYTDTPSGTFWCATQTGTTAAGEFSISFGTSFADAKWFRGRDTEKRSLSRCPDESCCKRPPSDLVDRWSESAWPSARLHAHVLSPLPSGKFPGVDDREVYEFLQAHAESA encoded by the coding sequence ATGCCCACGTCTACCTCGACCGACCTCATCACTCTGGGCCGTCGCATCCGGCATTTCCGCAAGAATGCCGACCTCACGCTCGACCAGCTGGGCGAGCGTGTCGGCGTCGTCGGCAGTCAGCTTTCGCTTATCGAGAACGGGCGCCGCGAGCCCAAGTTCTCGCTGCTGCAGTCGCTGTCGAGCGAGCTGAACGTGCCGCTGGCCGAGCTGCTGAGCGACGAGGCTCCGGATGCCCGTACCGCCCTCGAGATCGAACTCGCCCGGGCGCAGAGCGGCGACCTCTACGCCTCGCTCGGACTGCCTCGGGTGCCGGCCAGCCGCAACCTGCCTCAAGAGACGCTCGAGGCCCTCGTGGGGATGCACCGCGAACTCATCCGGCGCGCGACCGAATCCATCGCGACGCCCGAAGAAGCTCGCCGGGCCAACACCGAGCTGCGCGACGCCATGCGTGAGCGCGACAACTATCTGCCCGACCTCGAGAAGCTCGTCGAGCAGATGCTTGCCCGCGTGGGGCACCAGGGCGGTGCGCTCAGCCACCGCACCGTGAGCCTGCTGGCCGAAGACCTCGGCTTCAGCCTGATCCACGTGAACGATCTGCCGCACTCGGCGCGGTCGGTCACCGACCTGGCGAGCGGGCGCATCTACCTGCCACCGGCATCCATTCCCGGCGGTCACGGCCTGCGGTCGATGGCGCTGCAGGCGATGGCGCATCGCGTGCTCGGCCACCAGCCGCCGAGCAACTACGCCGAGTTCTTGCGGCAGCGGCTCGAGATCAACTACTTCGCGGCGGCGTGCCTGATGCCACAGACCGCCTCGGTCAAGTTCCTCGCGGCGGCCAAGGCCCGGCGAGACCTGTCGGTCGAAGACTTTCGCGACGCGTTCGGTGTCACGCACGAGGCCGCGGCGCTGCGGATGACCAACCTCGCCACCTCGCACCTCGGCATCGACGTGCATTTCCTTCGCCTCACCGACGACGGCGCCATTCAGAAGGCCTACGAGAACGACGGCCTGCCGTTGCCGCACGACGTGACGGGCGCGGTGGAAGGGCAGTTCGTCTGCCGCAACTGGGCCGCGCGCATCGCGCTCACTCGCACAAATCGCTCGACCGAGTTCTACCAGTACACCGACACCCCGAGCGGCACCTTCTGGTGCGCTACCCAGACCGGAACGACCGCCGCGGGGGAGTTCTCCATCAGCTTCGGCACCTCCTTCGCCGACGCGAAGTGGTTCCGCGGCCGCGACACCGAGAAGCGCTCGCTCTCGCGCTGCCCCGACGAGTCCTGCTGCAAGCGCCCGCCGAGCGACCTCGTCGACCGCTGGTCGGAGAGCGCCTGGCCGAGCGCGCGCCTGCACGCCCACGTGCTTTCGCCCCTTCCCTCGGGCAAGTTCCCCGGTGTTGACGACCGCGAGGTCTACGAGTTCCTGCAGGCGCACGCCGAGTCGGCGTAA
- a CDS encoding phosphoenolpyruvate carboxykinase (GTP), with the protein MSILRSDQPEPVNNRAPKASALRLVETGEIAAVAGPASPFRIDAGIAAWVSDVAALTQPDEIVWCDGSTAEWDQLTKLMISQGTLIRLNPEWRPNSFLARSDPADVARVEDRTFICSTEEIDAGVTNNWREPSAMKDELLPLFAGSMRGRTMYVVPFSMGPVGGALSQVGVQLTDSPYVVVSMALMTRIGTPVLNLITDDTEWVPALHSVGAPLVDAAGVRSDDVAWPHNPSKYIAHFPETREIWSFGSGYGGNALLGKKCFALRIASVMARDEGWMAEHMLLIKVTSPEQHVYHLAAAFPSACGKTNLAMLKPTVPGWKVETIGDDIAWMRPGPNGKLRAINPERGFFGVAPGTGIVTNQTAVDTMWGNTIFTNVALRDDGDVWWEGLTPNPPAHLIDWQGNDWTPDSKTPAAHPNARFTVTADQCPSIAPEWDDPAGVEIDAILFGGRRPSTVPLVAQAKSWSHGVFVGATMASETTAAATGAVGQLRHDPFAMLPFVGYNMADYFQHWLDMGETLGSDAPPIFQVNWFRKNDEGKFIWPGFAENSRVVEWIIRRLEGEVAARQTPIGGLPLAHEFNIERTDVTEEELQTLIGLDKQAWLTEANETEQYFGTLGDDRMPAALYAELKKLRAGLAKLPN; encoded by the coding sequence ATGAGCATTCTGCGCAGTGACCAGCCCGAGCCAGTCAACAACCGCGCCCCCAAGGCCAGCGCCCTTCGCCTCGTCGAGACCGGCGAGATCGCTGCCGTCGCCGGCCCCGCGAGCCCCTTTCGTATCGACGCAGGCATTGCAGCCTGGGTTTCTGACGTCGCTGCGTTGACGCAGCCCGACGAGATCGTCTGGTGCGACGGGTCGACCGCCGAGTGGGATCAGCTCACCAAGCTGATGATCTCGCAGGGCACCCTCATCCGGCTCAACCCGGAATGGCGCCCGAACAGCTTCTTGGCCCGCAGCGACCCGGCCGACGTCGCCCGTGTCGAAGACCGCACGTTCATCTGCTCGACCGAAGAGATCGACGCCGGCGTCACGAACAACTGGCGCGAGCCGAGCGCGATGAAGGATGAACTGCTCCCCCTCTTCGCCGGCAGCATGCGCGGCCGCACCATGTATGTGGTGCCGTTCTCGATGGGCCCCGTCGGCGGCGCGCTGTCGCAGGTCGGCGTGCAGCTGACCGACTCGCCCTACGTCGTGGTGAGCATGGCGCTGATGACGCGCATCGGCACCCCCGTGCTCAACCTCATCACCGACGACACCGAGTGGGTTCCCGCGCTGCACAGCGTCGGCGCTCCGCTGGTGGATGCCGCGGGCGTGCGCAGCGACGACGTCGCCTGGCCGCACAACCCCTCTAAATACATCGCGCACTTTCCGGAGACTCGCGAGATCTGGTCGTTCGGATCGGGCTACGGCGGAAACGCGTTGCTCGGCAAGAAGTGCTTCGCCCTGCGCATCGCGTCGGTCATGGCCCGCGACGAGGGCTGGATGGCCGAGCACATGCTGCTCATCAAGGTCACCTCACCCGAGCAGCACGTCTACCACCTCGCGGCCGCCTTCCCTTCGGCGTGCGGCAAGACCAACCTCGCCATGCTGAAGCCGACCGTTCCGGGCTGGAAGGTCGAGACCATCGGCGACGACATCGCCTGGATGCGCCCCGGCCCGAACGGCAAACTGCGCGCCATCAACCCCGAGCGCGGCTTCTTCGGCGTCGCCCCAGGTACGGGCATCGTCACCAACCAGACCGCGGTCGACACCATGTGGGGCAACACCATCTTCACGAACGTCGCGCTGCGCGACGACGGAGACGTGTGGTGGGAGGGTCTCACCCCGAACCCGCCGGCGCACCTCATCGACTGGCAGGGCAACGACTGGACTCCCGACTCCAAGACTCCCGCCGCGCATCCGAATGCCCGGTTCACCGTCACGGCCGACCAGTGCCCCTCGATCGCCCCGGAATGGGACGACCCCGCCGGTGTCGAGATCGACGCCATTCTGTTCGGCGGCCGCCGCCCCTCGACCGTTCCGCTCGTCGCCCAGGCGAAGAGCTGGTCGCACGGCGTGTTCGTCGGTGCCACGATGGCGTCGGAGACCACCGCCGCCGCTACCGGTGCGGTCGGCCAGCTGCGTCACGACCCGTTCGCCATGCTGCCGTTCGTCGGTTACAACATGGCCGACTACTTTCAGCATTGGCTCGACATGGGCGAGACGCTCGGTTCCGACGCTCCCCCGATCTTTCAGGTCAACTGGTTCCGCAAGAACGACGAGGGCAAGTTCATCTGGCCCGGATTCGCCGAGAATTCGCGCGTGGTCGAGTGGATCATCCGCCGCCTCGAGGGTGAAGTCGCCGCGCGCCAGACGCCCATCGGCGGCCTGCCGCTCGCTCACGAGTTCAACATCGAGCGCACCGACGTCACCGAAGAAGAGCTGCAGACCCTGATCGGTCTCGACAAGCAGGCGTGGCTCACCGAAGCCAACGAGACCGAGCAGTACTTCGGCACGCTCGGAGACGACCGGATGCCCGCGGCTCTGTACGCCGAACTGAAGAAGTTGCGCGCGGGGCTCGCCAAGCTGCCCAACTAG
- a CDS encoding glycosyltransferase, translated as MTSFGACTIIARNYLAQARVLSASFASLNPGVPLYTLVVDGDEADRSLLGIGEVVLPADLGLDSRTLHSMMTIYDVMEFSTSLKPALLMHLIRRGHKAVAYFDPDIQLFASVADVLHDAEAGGIVLTPHVLTPFPRDGKIVSEQMVMTAGIYNLGFIAVGASAFRFLAWWNDRLRFDAISDPANALFTDQRFIDWVPSLFACTISRDRGLNVAHWNLHERPLGGVAGALTAGGFPLRFLHFSGYDPRLPWLLSKHTQENPRVLLSEHPLLRTLCDEYGDALIAAGYLEQRDVAYRFDTLPNGVRLTSSIRRLVRSVERGDIEPLTPPPDAFEHPDAFASWLLRPAFGDRLATLTAIEFAVWSGRSDLRSAFSDVLVSTGQAYKDWFAHDPSAQQAKAAVESRLAPVEQIDDGSRAPQRSSLGWAVVVATVPGTDEHEIAVRLANSVLLTPGPFSVIGLHTAPDRAAQAPGIRLVEQIDRDNMIVLLAADQAVNSEISLALDHGHGRSIAVVLGDAPAVSDSPASRAAFGELWVTSRAAAERLAAETRAGTAVQTVRQVSFPLESTRSAGAVSTSEWMLDRAEGDLIVLCDAGRPGRSTVDDLLLTLEVFRAANDAVAWPSRLVVLTAQLPVADRERLAFAVGTDRRDVILVSSQVTPAEKGVLARAADIVISLHSEQPLGLVVADAMAAATPVVASGGSAQLWATDSSTASLVPLDADGRADFAHSVRALSALLRASSARDRQSRAAASALHDFSAEATAARLGLLLTATGAMQPEASAESEQGA; from the coding sequence ATGACATCGTTCGGCGCGTGCACGATCATCGCACGCAACTATCTCGCACAGGCGCGCGTACTCAGCGCCAGCTTCGCGAGTCTCAACCCGGGCGTACCGCTCTACACCCTGGTCGTCGACGGCGACGAAGCAGATCGGTCACTGCTGGGAATCGGCGAGGTCGTCTTACCTGCCGATCTCGGGCTCGATTCCCGCACACTACACTCGATGATGACGATCTACGACGTCATGGAGTTCTCCACCTCGCTCAAGCCGGCCCTTCTGATGCACCTCATTCGCCGGGGGCACAAGGCGGTCGCCTACTTCGACCCCGACATTCAGCTGTTCGCCTCGGTGGCGGATGTTCTGCACGACGCCGAGGCCGGCGGAATCGTGTTGACCCCCCATGTGCTCACCCCGTTTCCGCGCGACGGAAAGATCGTCTCCGAACAGATGGTCATGACCGCCGGAATCTACAACCTCGGCTTCATCGCAGTGGGGGCCTCCGCCTTCCGGTTTCTCGCCTGGTGGAACGATCGGCTGCGCTTCGACGCGATCTCCGATCCGGCGAACGCGCTCTTCACCGACCAGCGCTTCATCGATTGGGTGCCGTCGCTGTTCGCCTGCACGATCTCACGCGACCGCGGGCTCAACGTTGCGCATTGGAACCTGCACGAGAGGCCCCTCGGCGGAGTTGCCGGCGCGCTGACGGCCGGCGGATTCCCGCTGCGTTTTCTGCACTTCAGCGGGTACGACCCGCGCCTGCCGTGGCTGTTGTCGAAGCATACGCAAGAGAATCCGCGCGTACTTCTGAGCGAGCATCCATTGCTGCGCACGCTCTGCGACGAGTACGGCGACGCCCTGATCGCCGCGGGGTATCTCGAGCAACGCGACGTGGCGTACCGCTTCGACACCCTGCCGAACGGGGTGCGGCTGACATCATCGATCCGCCGGCTCGTGCGCTCGGTCGAGCGCGGCGACATCGAACCGCTGACACCTCCGCCCGACGCCTTCGAGCACCCCGACGCGTTTGCGTCGTGGCTGCTCCGGCCCGCGTTCGGCGATCGCCTCGCCACGCTGACAGCGATCGAATTCGCCGTCTGGAGCGGTCGATCCGATCTGCGGTCGGCGTTCAGCGACGTGCTGGTTTCCACTGGTCAAGCGTACAAAGACTGGTTCGCTCACGACCCCTCCGCTCAGCAAGCGAAAGCTGCTGTCGAGTCGCGGCTCGCCCCGGTCGAGCAGATCGACGACGGCAGTCGTGCCCCGCAGCGCAGCTCGCTCGGCTGGGCAGTCGTCGTGGCGACCGTTCCGGGTACCGATGAGCATGAGATCGCCGTTCGCCTGGCCAACAGCGTGCTGCTCACCCCCGGGCCGTTCTCGGTGATCGGATTGCATACTGCGCCTGATCGGGCGGCGCAGGCCCCGGGCATCCGGCTGGTCGAGCAGATCGATCGCGACAACATGATCGTGCTGCTGGCGGCCGATCAGGCCGTGAACAGCGAGATCTCCCTCGCCCTCGACCACGGGCACGGGCGGTCGATCGCGGTCGTTCTCGGGGACGCGCCGGCGGTCAGTGATTCGCCGGCCTCCCGTGCCGCATTCGGCGAACTCTGGGTGACCAGCCGCGCGGCTGCCGAGCGCCTGGCAGCCGAGACGCGCGCCGGCACCGCAGTGCAGACCGTTCGTCAGGTATCGTTCCCCCTCGAATCGACTCGCTCGGCCGGGGCCGTGTCGACGAGCGAATGGATGCTCGACCGCGCCGAAGGCGACCTCATCGTGCTCTGCGATGCAGGCCGTCCCGGCCGGTCGACAGTTGACGACCTGCTGCTCACTCTCGAGGTCTTTCGTGCCGCGAACGATGCCGTGGCGTGGCCCTCCCGACTGGTCGTTCTCACTGCGCAGTTGCCTGTGGCAGATCGCGAGCGACTGGCCTTCGCCGTGGGCACCGACCGGCGAGACGTGATTCTCGTGTCGTCGCAGGTCACTCCCGCTGAAAAGGGCGTGCTTGCCCGCGCCGCCGACATCGTGATCTCTCTGCACAGTGAACAGCCGCTCGGTCTCGTCGTCGCCGACGCGATGGCAGCCGCTACTCCCGTCGTAGCCAGTGGCGGCTCGGCGCAACTCTGGGCGACCGATTCTTCGACCGCGAGCCTCGTTCCCCTCGACGCCGACGGGCGCGCCGACTTCGCCCACTCCGTGCGGGCACTGTCTGCGCTGCTGAGAGCCTCGTCGGCCCGCGATCGGCAGAGCAGAGCCGCCGCGTCGGCCCTCCACGATTTTTCGGCAGAAGCAACCGCCGCACGGCTCGGTCTTCTGCTCACGGCTACGGGTGCAATGCAGCCCGAGGCCTCCGCAGAAAGTGAACAAGGAGCATGA
- a CDS encoding GDP-L-fucose synthase family protein, with protein MKQKDVLVTGATGVIGSAVVNNLAEHGYSVYAASSDQADLRDESATMALFQTVAPEFVVHLAARVHGLMGNLKSPGAIYYDNIRINSNVIEAARVSGATKIVAMGSVAMYSDGLSLPMSEADIWAGPPHSSEAGYAHAKRGMLAQLDAYKEQYDTDFAFALSTNLFGPNDRFDEVSGHVLPSLVSRFHRSVRNGEQMVVWGDGTARRDFLYSKDAAEGLRVLLESGSGVYNLASGREVSIRETVDVLKDASGYQGEVEWDASKPNGQRNRSYDISKLTGLGWSQTTSFGDAIGETYEWYDHHYTTARR; from the coding sequence GTGAAACAGAAAGACGTGCTGGTCACGGGGGCGACCGGCGTCATCGGCTCGGCGGTTGTAAACAATCTCGCAGAGCATGGTTACTCGGTCTACGCGGCGTCGTCAGACCAGGCCGATCTTCGTGACGAATCGGCGACGATGGCGCTGTTCCAGACCGTCGCTCCGGAGTTCGTCGTGCATCTGGCGGCTCGTGTGCACGGCCTGATGGGAAACCTGAAAAGCCCGGGCGCGATCTACTACGACAACATCCGCATCAACTCGAACGTCATCGAGGCCGCTCGGGTCTCGGGTGCCACGAAGATCGTGGCCATGGGCTCGGTCGCGATGTACTCCGACGGACTGAGCCTGCCGATGTCTGAGGCCGACATCTGGGCCGGCCCGCCGCACTCGTCTGAGGCGGGTTACGCGCACGCGAAGCGCGGCATGCTGGCTCAGCTCGACGCGTATAAAGAGCAGTACGACACCGACTTCGCCTTCGCTTTGTCAACGAACCTGTTCGGGCCGAACGATCGCTTCGACGAGGTGTCGGGGCACGTGCTTCCGTCGCTCGTGTCGCGCTTTCACCGTTCGGTGCGCAACGGAGAGCAGATGGTGGTGTGGGGTGACGGCACGGCCCGTCGCGATTTCTTGTACAGCAAAGACGCCGCCGAGGGGCTGCGCGTGCTGCTCGAAAGCGGAAGCGGCGTCTACAACCTCGCCTCGGGCCGTGAGGTGTCGATTCGTGAGACCGTCGACGTTCTGAAAGACGCCTCGGGCTACCAGGGCGAGGTGGAGTGGGATGCCTCCAAGCCGAACGGTCAGCGCAACCGCTCCTACGACATCTCGAAACTGACCGGCCTCGGCTGGAGCCAGACGACCTCGTTCGGCGACGCCATCGGCGAAACCTACGAGTGGTACGACCACCACTACACGACCGCGCGTCGTTGA